From the Panthera leo isolate Ple1 chromosome C1, P.leo_Ple1_pat1.1, whole genome shotgun sequence genome, one window contains:
- the TNFRSF14 gene encoding tumor necrosis factor receptor superfamily member 14 isoform X1 — MSLTLYLLLLGPLRCSLAAAPCKEEEYPVGAECCPKCGPGYRVQEACGELTGTLCVPCDPGTYTAHLNGLSECLQCRVCDPAMGLVTRRQCSRTENTVCVCDQGHFCVSESGDDCAECRPHTACRPGQRVQQRGTEWQDRVCEDCPPETFSPSGTLEECQPWTRGTRQGETLTGPAGPAGRHHSGFGGDGIRVSREGPAHRSTALGGGRLRHLGLCPLEAARPPRADCGPSDSTQQRDTGRRSGGSGTSHASHQLRGGPPPCHLCAVHV, encoded by the exons ATGAGCCTG ACTCTGTACCTGCTCCTCCTGGGGCCCCTGCGCTGCTCCTTGGCCGCGGCCCCCTGCAAAGAGGAGGAGTATCCGGTAGGGGCCGAGTGCTGCCCGAAGTGCGGCCCAG GTTACCGGGTGCAGGAGGCCTGCGGGGAGCTGACCGGCACGCTGTGTGTCCCCTGCGACCCGGGGACCTACACGGCCCACCTCAATGGCCTGAGCGAGTGTCTTCAGTGCCGTGTGTGTGACCCAG CCATGGGCCTGGTGACCAGGCGACAGTGCTCCAGAACAGAGAACACCGTGTGCGTCTGTGACCAGGGCCACTTCTGCGTTAGTGAGTCGGGGGACGACTGTGCCGAGTGCCGTCCCCACACCGCCTGCAGACCTGGCCAGAGGGTACAGCAGAGAG GCACCGAGTGGCAGGACAGGGTGTGTGAGGACTGCCCTCCAGAGACCTTCTCGCCCAGTGGGACCCTGGAGGAGTGCCAGCCCTGGACCAG GGGGACCCGCCAAGGGGAGACTCTTACAG GTCCCGCAGGCCCCGCCGGACGTCACCACAGTGGCTTTGGAGGAGACGGCATCCGTGTTTCCCGGGAGGGACCAGCCCACCGATCGACGGCTCTAGGAGGCGGACGTCTGAGACATCTCGGGCTGTGCCCGCTCGAAGCCGCCAGGCCCCCGAGGGCAGACTGTGGGCCCTCAGACTCGACGCAGCAGAGGGATACCGGCCGCCGCTCAGGGGGCTCGGGGACCTCACACGCCTCCCATCAACTTCGCGGGGGCCCGCCTCCCTGCCACCTCTGTGCTGTCCACGTGTAG
- the TNFRSF14 gene encoding tumor necrosis factor receptor superfamily member 14 isoform X2: protein MSLTLYLLLLGPLRCSLAAAPCKEEEYPVGAECCPKCGPGYRVQEACGELTGTLCVPCDPGTYTAHLNGLSECLQCRVCDPAMGLVTRRQCSRTENTVCVCDQGHFCVSESGDDCAECRPHTACRPGQRVQQRGTEWQDRVCEDCPPETFSPSGTLEECQPWTRCNGPFQSLLNAGTSSSDVKCSSWSLSLFVGLTFSVLLLGGIIPIVVWLLRKRMKTRRSPGGPAKGRLLQVPQAPPDVTTVALEETASVFPGRDQPTDRRL from the exons ATGAGCCTG ACTCTGTACCTGCTCCTCCTGGGGCCCCTGCGCTGCTCCTTGGCCGCGGCCCCCTGCAAAGAGGAGGAGTATCCGGTAGGGGCCGAGTGCTGCCCGAAGTGCGGCCCAG GTTACCGGGTGCAGGAGGCCTGCGGGGAGCTGACCGGCACGCTGTGTGTCCCCTGCGACCCGGGGACCTACACGGCCCACCTCAATGGCCTGAGCGAGTGTCTTCAGTGCCGTGTGTGTGACCCAG CCATGGGCCTGGTGACCAGGCGACAGTGCTCCAGAACAGAGAACACCGTGTGCGTCTGTGACCAGGGCCACTTCTGCGTTAGTGAGTCGGGGGACGACTGTGCCGAGTGCCGTCCCCACACCGCCTGCAGACCTGGCCAGAGGGTACAGCAGAGAG GCACCGAGTGGCAGGACAGGGTGTGTGAGGACTGCCCTCCAGAGACCTTCTCGCCCAGTGGGACCCTGGAGGAGTGCCAGCCCTGGACCAG GTGCAACGGCCCTTTTCAGAGCCTTTTAAATGCTGGGACCAGCAGCTCCGATGTCAAGTGCTCCTCCTGGAGCCTTTCTCTTTTTGTGGGCTTGACCTTTTCCGTACTTCTGCTTGGTGGCATAATACCCATAGTCGTCTGGCTACTGAGGAAAAGGATGAAAACCAGACGGTCACCTG GGGGACCCGCCAAGGGGAGACTCTTACAG GTCCCGCAGGCCCCGCCGGACGTCACCACAGTGGCTTTGGAGGAGACGGCATCCGTGTTTCCCGGGAGGGACCAGCCCACCGATCGACGGCTCTAG
- the TNFRSF14 gene encoding tumor necrosis factor receptor superfamily member 14 isoform X3 translates to MSLTLYLLLLGPLRCSLAAAPCKEEEYPVGAECCPKCGPGYRVQEACGELTGTLCVPCDPGTYTAHLNGLSECLQCRVCDPAMGLVTRRQCSRTENTVCVCDQGHFCVSESGDDCAECRPHTACRPGQRVQQRGTEWQDRVCEDCPPETFSPSGTLEECQPWTSSEAWKGRGTRVHTQSRRAPGHGAVASTSRSLAAPRGHPPPPGRVSIRPPHCCLLGATALFRAF, encoded by the exons ATGAGCCTG ACTCTGTACCTGCTCCTCCTGGGGCCCCTGCGCTGCTCCTTGGCCGCGGCCCCCTGCAAAGAGGAGGAGTATCCGGTAGGGGCCGAGTGCTGCCCGAAGTGCGGCCCAG GTTACCGGGTGCAGGAGGCCTGCGGGGAGCTGACCGGCACGCTGTGTGTCCCCTGCGACCCGGGGACCTACACGGCCCACCTCAATGGCCTGAGCGAGTGTCTTCAGTGCCGTGTGTGTGACCCAG CCATGGGCCTGGTGACCAGGCGACAGTGCTCCAGAACAGAGAACACCGTGTGCGTCTGTGACCAGGGCCACTTCTGCGTTAGTGAGTCGGGGGACGACTGTGCCGAGTGCCGTCCCCACACCGCCTGCAGACCTGGCCAGAGGGTACAGCAGAGAG GCACCGAGTGGCAGGACAGGGTGTGTGAGGACTGCCCTCCAGAGACCTTCTCGCCCAGTGGGACCCTGGAGGAGTGCCAGCCCTGGACCAG CAGCGAGGCCTGGAAAGGCAGAGGGACCCGAGTTCACACCCAGAGCCGCCGAGCGCCTGGCCACGGGGCGGTTGCCTCCACCTCGCGGAGCCTGGCGGCGCCTCggggacaccccccacccccaggtcgaGTGAGCATCAGGCCCCCACACTGCTGTCTCCTAGGTGCAACGGCCCTTTTCAGAGCCTTTTAA
- the TNFRSF14 gene encoding tumor necrosis factor receptor superfamily member 14 isoform X4 produces MSLTLYLLLLGPLRCSLAAAPCKEEEYPVGAECCPKCGPGYRVQEACGELTGTLCVPCDPGTYTAHLNGLSECLQCRVCDPAMGLVTRRQCSRTENTVCVCDQGHFCVSESGDDCAECRPHTACRPGQRVQQRGTEWQDRVCEDCPPETFSPSGTLEECQPWTSEAWKGRGTRVHTQSRRAPGHGAVASTSRSLAAPRGHPPPPGRVSIRPPHCCLLGATALFRAF; encoded by the exons ATGAGCCTG ACTCTGTACCTGCTCCTCCTGGGGCCCCTGCGCTGCTCCTTGGCCGCGGCCCCCTGCAAAGAGGAGGAGTATCCGGTAGGGGCCGAGTGCTGCCCGAAGTGCGGCCCAG GTTACCGGGTGCAGGAGGCCTGCGGGGAGCTGACCGGCACGCTGTGTGTCCCCTGCGACCCGGGGACCTACACGGCCCACCTCAATGGCCTGAGCGAGTGTCTTCAGTGCCGTGTGTGTGACCCAG CCATGGGCCTGGTGACCAGGCGACAGTGCTCCAGAACAGAGAACACCGTGTGCGTCTGTGACCAGGGCCACTTCTGCGTTAGTGAGTCGGGGGACGACTGTGCCGAGTGCCGTCCCCACACCGCCTGCAGACCTGGCCAGAGGGTACAGCAGAGAG GCACCGAGTGGCAGGACAGGGTGTGTGAGGACTGCCCTCCAGAGACCTTCTCGCCCAGTGGGACCCTGGAGGAGTGCCAGCCCTGGACCAG CGAGGCCTGGAAAGGCAGAGGGACCCGAGTTCACACCCAGAGCCGCCGAGCGCCTGGCCACGGGGCGGTTGCCTCCACCTCGCGGAGCCTGGCGGCGCCTCggggacaccccccacccccaggtcgaGTGAGCATCAGGCCCCCACACTGCTGTCTCCTAGGTGCAACGGCCCTTTTCAGAGCCTTTTAA